In Glaciihabitans arcticus, the sequence CGTTCCGCCGTCTGCACGGACACCGGCGTCGGTGAGCCCTCGATCCGGGCGTGACCGGTGCGGGTGTCGAGCGACTCAGCGGCCACGAGAATCTTCACCACCGGTCCACCCGTGCCGAGTAGCTGGGTGGAGTCGGTGTCGGCGCCGGCGGTGAGGAGGTGGGCGAAGGTGTCTGAGGCCAGCTGCTCCGTTGTGCGGGTGTCCGCGGTGATCGCCTCGGCCAGGGTCGCGTCGGTCGGGTTCACGAACCGGGGTCCCCCACGCCGGGGGGAGGTGGCCCGGTCGAAGAGGTCCCCGACCGCTGCTGCGGTCTCGGGATCCATGACCCAGCGCAGGTGTGCACCGCCATCGGGGGTGCGCCAGAACGTCAACGACCTCCGCGCGTGGGCGGCAGCCTCCCGGTCGGCGATGCCGTCCTCATCGAGGGCATCCCGCGCATCCCGGGCGAGACGCTGCAACCGGTCGGCATCCAGGGACGGGGCGACCTCGCACAGCCCGGCAGACGCCTCGGCAAGCACCGCGGCGGTGATATCGGTGGTGGGAACGCCCAGCCCGGTACGAATCGCAGCCGCCGCCTCAACCGACAGCGTGCCCTCGGTCAGAGCAGCTGCGACGGGCGCAAGCCACGGCTCGATATCGGGCGACGAAGCAAGTGATCCGATGGCAACGGCCGTCCGCGCATCCCGTTTCGTCGACCCGGTCGTGACCCGCACCAGCTCCTCGGGGGTGCGGTGCCCGGTTCGCTGTGCCAACCCCGAAGACCCGAGAGCGGGAGCCGACCGGCGCGCAACCTCACCGGCGATCAGGGCCGCGTGCGTGGCGGCAGCGCGCTGCACGAGGGCAACACGCTTGCCGAGGGCGAGTAGCACGTCATCCGACACCGCAGAAAACACCGTGGGCGCAGCGTCAAGCGCAGAGAGTGCTGCGCCATACGGGTCGGGAAGATTCATACCTCAATACTGAACCTTCGAACACATGTTCGAGCGCGTTTTCCACAGGCGGAAAAGAAAGGGCGGCCGACTCTCGTCGACCGCCCCGTCCCGTCCCGCTAGGTGCTTCTAACCCGCGGAGACCCCGGCACAGCCGACCGTCTCGGCGACGACTGCTGACGGTGCCGTGGTGAACGTTCCGGCCGTGTAACCCGAGCGCTCCGCGAAGATCACGGCACGGAACTTGTAGCCGGCCTGCAGGCCGTCAGGCGTGAAGGTGTTCGTCTCGCCGCCGACGTTCTGCCATTCTCCCGAGTTGCCAAGCGAGCCCTGCCAGTTGTAGCTGAACTTCAGCCCGTCCAGGTTCCACACACCGGTGGTAGCCACCAGGGGCGAGCACTCCTTGGCGAGACCGGTGATCTTGCCGCCGAGAGCGGCGGTGGTCGTGGGCGCCGCTCCCGCGATGACCTTGACCTCGCTGGCGAACTCCGCGCGGGAGTAGAAGCCGACGCGCTTGGCGGTGACCTCCACCGTCAGGCTGTCGCCGATGTGGTCACTGAGCGGCGTGTACTTTGCCGTCGTGGCACCCGGGATGGCGACATCGTTGCGGTACCACTGGTAGCTCAGGGTCGGGGAGAGCGTCCACGTTCCGGGAGTCGCCGTGAGAGGAACGCCCACTGCGCCACTTCCTGCGATGCTCGGTGCGGCGGTCGCGCTGATCTCGTCACGTCCGACGATCCAGATCTGGCCGGCCGAGTACGTTGCCGAGGCGTGTCCGGCGCGACTGTAGGTCACCCGCAGCTCGATGCGTGAGTCGACGTCGGTCAGCAACGTCGTGTACGCCGCCTTGGTGGCCTTCGGGATCGCAACGGACGCGCCCTCACCGACCGCGCGGTACCACTGGTATCCGACGGCGAAGCCGGGGCGAACCTCCTCCACGCGACTGGTCAGCACGGCGCCGACTGGCTCGAAGAAGAAGTTGTTCACGTAGACGCCGTTGTCGGCAACAGCACCAAGGGCGACGACCTTCGCGGGCGACGAGTACACCTTCGTGGCGAATGCCGTGGAGGAGACCGTCACCTTGAGGCTGATGGGCTTCTTCACCTGGGCTGCGATGGGCGTGTAGAAGGGGCTGGTCGCACCCTTGATCGCGACCGCTCCCGCGTACCACTGGTACTTGGGTGCGTCGATGGTAGCTCCATCAGGCAACTCACCCGGAGCGGGAACGAAGGAGGACACTGCGCCCACCTGCGGGTCGGAGATCGTGAACGCAAGGGCCGGAGCCGTTACCTTCTGTGCGATCAGGCTGATCGACCTGGTCTTGTAACCCTCGAGTACGTAACTGACACGCACCTCGATGACCTTGCCGAGGTTCGTCGCACCCCGCGCCAGTGTCGGCGAGTCGTAGATGTCTCCATCCTCTGCCGTGACGAGGTTGCCCGCGACGTACCACTGGTAGCTGAAGTCACCCGCAGCCGGCAGGGCCGATCCGGGAACCACCGTGTAGGCGGCCGCCGTGGTCGTGATCTTCGGGGCGACCTTGACGGTCGTGTAGCCGAGGTCCACGGACCAGATGTTGTCGCCCCAGCCGGATCCGTTGACCTCGTCGCCGACCCTGGTGATGACTGTCTCACTGCCGGCCTTGGAGATCGTCTCGACCACGCGGATGTCGAGATCGAGGTCAGCAAGCGTCGGAACGTAGGTCGTGGCCGTGGCTCCGGGGATGTCCGAGTAGCTCTCGCCGTCGCGCCTCTGCCACTGGTAGGTGCGAAGCGTTCCCGTGACGTCGGTCGTTGCGGGCTTGACG encodes:
- a CDS encoding DUF222 domain-containing protein; the protein is MNLPDPYGAALSALDAAPTVFSAVSDDVLLALGKRVALVQRAAATHAALIAGEVARRSAPALGSSGLAQRTGHRTPEELVRVTTGSTKRDARTAVAIGSLASSPDIEPWLAPVAAALTEGTLSVEAAAAIRTGLGVPTTDITAAVLAEASAGLCEVAPSLDADRLQRLARDARDALDEDGIADREAAAHARRSLTFWRTPDGGAHLRWVMDPETAAAVGDLFDRATSPRRGGPRFVNPTDATLAEAITADTRTTEQLASDTFAHLLTAGADTDSTQLLGTGGPVVKILVAAESLDTRTGHARIEGSPTPVSVQTAER